In a single window of the Nicotiana tomentosiformis chromosome 8, ASM39032v3, whole genome shotgun sequence genome:
- the LOC104114153 gene encoding uncharacterized protein, with translation MRKQIQINSSTVICLVLLLLATETGIIYRVAHGAQRRIQISDDLDDVVDDEEDDVWREWGRKKSAESDFDPPPMDFSTMNPSEIQSEMMKRQSGPVFGFAKLRLGTRRTPEKVSEIAMKWTKLARTGAIEAKFIVVDVSTIMFTMEKGQDTIELKEFLLSQREAYEVKLGDQLFRRPGDPPFEEAFEKSKVDHISSKEKNRHNEL, from the exons ATGAGAAAGCAAATacaaattaattcatcaacagtTATTTGTTTGGTGCTGTTATTACTTGCCACTGAAACTGGAATTATTTACCGGGTTGCCCATGGAGCTCAACGGAGAATCCAAATCTCCGACGATCTCGACGACGTCGTTGACGATGAGGAAGATGACGTTTGGAGAGAATGGGGCCGAAAGAAATCGGCCGAATCCGATTTCGATCCGCCGCCGATGGATTTTAGCACGATGAATCCGTCGGAAATTCAATCGGAAATGATGAAGCGGCAGTCGGGTCCGGTTTTTGGATTTGCCAAACTCCGACTTGGAACTCGTCGGACTCCG GAGAAGGTTTCTGAAATAGCCATGAAATGGACCAAACTAGCAAGAACTGGAGCTATTGAGGCAAAATTCATAGTCGTCGATGTGAGCACGATCATGTTCACTATGGAGAAAGGTCAAGACACTATAGAG TTGAAAGAGTTCTTGTTAAGCCAACGAGAAGCATACGAGGTTAAATTAGGGGACCAACTTTTTCGAAGACCAGGAGATCCTCCTTTTGAAGAAGCATTTGAGAAAAGCAAGGTGGATCATATCAGCTCAAAAGAGAAGAATAGGCATAATGAACTGTGA
- the LOC104114152 gene encoding uncharacterized protein, whose translation MGDLYALDFDGVLCDSCGESSLSAVKAAKVRWPSLFNGVDSSLEDWIVDQMHVVRPVVETGYENLLLVRLLLETRIPSIRKSSVAEGLTVEGILENWAKIKPIIMAEWDEDRDFLIDLFGKVRDEWMDNDLATWIGANRFYPGVPDALKFATSKLYIVTTKQSRFADALLRELAGITIPAERIYGLGTGPKVKVLKLLQEMPEHQGLTLHFVEDRLATLKNVIKESELDGWNLYLGDWGYNTQKEREEAASISRIRLLGLSDFSNKLK comes from the exons ATGGGGGATTTGTACGCCTTAGATTTTGACGGAGTTCTCTGTGACAGTTGTGGAGAGAGCTCTCTTTCTGCTGTTAAG GCTGCTAAAGTGAGATGGCCCAGTCTTTTCAATGGGGTGGACTCTTCTTTGGAAGATTGGATTGTGGATCAAATGCATGTG GTTAGGCCTGTGGTGGAAACTGGATATGAAAATCTTTTACTTGTGAGGTTGCTCTTAGAGACGAGAATCCCTTCAATCCGCAAGTCTTCG GTTGCAGAAGGACTAACAGTTGAGGGAATACTTGAGAACTGGGCAAAGATAAAACCCATTATAATGGCAGAATGGGATGAAGACAGGGATTTTCTTATAGATCTTTTTGGTAAGGTTAGAGATGAATGGATGGACAATGATTTGGCTACTTGGATTGGTGCAAACAG GTTTTATCCTGGAGTTCCTGATGCACTGAAATTTGCAACTTCAAAGCTCTATATAGTCACCACGAAGCAG AGCCGCTTTGCAGATGCATTACTTAGAGAGCTTGCTGGGATAACTATTCCAGCTGAAAGGATATATGGTCTAGGCACAGG TCCTAAAGTAAAAGTGCTCAAGCTACTTCAGGAAATGCCAGAACACCAGGGTCTGACCCTACA CTTTGTGGAAGACCGACTTGCTACTTTAAAGAATGTGATTAAAGAGTCCGAGTTGGATGGATGGAACTTGTATTTAG GGGATTGGGGTTACAATACTCAAAAAGAAAGGGAGGAAGCTGCTAGCATTTCCAGAATTCGCCTTCTTGGGCTCTCTGACTTCAGCAACAAGCTGAAATGA